A single genomic interval of Nocardioides nitrophenolicus harbors:
- a CDS encoding aminotransferase class I/II-fold pyridoxal phosphate-dependent enzyme, whose protein sequence is MTTTATPLSSLSADELAARLTTVRAAYDELKARDLKLDLTRGKPGSDQLDLSNALLDLPSTYRDRSGTDVRNYGGLDGLPELREIFADLLGVDAADVVAGGSSSLTMMHQVLTSLLLKGGPDSPRPWSQEPVVKFICAVPGYDRHFMMLAELGIEMVTVPMNADGPDVAAVRALVDDPSVKGMWLVPTYANPTGSVVSPEVAAELMAMPTAAPDFRILWDNAYGVHHLTDEETKSADALGLAAASGHPNRPIVFASTSKITFAGAGVAALAASPENRAWYLQRLGFAAIGPDKVNHLRHVEFFGDADGVRAHMRKHRELIAPKFAAVDEALTSRLAGLGIAEWTVPTGGYFVNLDVVDGTASRVVQLAKEAGIVLTPAGSAFPHGKDPRDRNIRLAPTFPSLAEVQTAMAGVAVCVELAALEKLTA, encoded by the coding sequence GTGACCACCACCGCGACGCCACTGTCCTCCCTGTCCGCCGACGAGCTCGCCGCGCGCCTGACGACGGTGCGCGCCGCCTACGACGAGCTGAAGGCCCGCGACCTCAAGCTCGACCTCACCCGAGGCAAGCCGGGCTCCGACCAGCTCGACCTGTCGAACGCGCTGCTGGACCTACCGTCGACGTACCGCGACCGGTCGGGGACCGACGTCCGCAACTACGGCGGACTCGACGGCCTGCCCGAGCTGCGCGAGATCTTCGCGGACCTGCTGGGCGTCGACGCCGCCGACGTGGTGGCCGGCGGGAGCTCCAGCCTCACGATGATGCACCAGGTGCTGACCTCGCTGCTGCTCAAGGGCGGTCCCGACTCGCCCCGGCCCTGGTCGCAGGAGCCGGTCGTGAAGTTCATCTGCGCGGTGCCCGGCTACGACCGCCACTTCATGATGCTCGCCGAGCTCGGCATCGAGATGGTCACCGTCCCGATGAACGCCGACGGCCCCGACGTGGCCGCGGTCCGCGCGCTCGTCGACGACCCGAGCGTCAAGGGCATGTGGCTGGTGCCGACGTACGCCAACCCCACCGGCTCGGTCGTCTCCCCCGAGGTCGCCGCCGAGCTGATGGCGATGCCGACCGCGGCGCCGGACTTCCGGATCCTCTGGGACAACGCGTACGGCGTGCACCACCTCACCGACGAGGAGACCAAGAGCGCCGACGCGCTCGGGCTGGCGGCCGCCTCGGGTCACCCGAACCGGCCGATCGTGTTCGCCTCCACCTCGAAGATCACCTTCGCCGGTGCCGGCGTCGCGGCGCTCGCCGCCTCCCCGGAGAACCGGGCCTGGTACCTCCAGCGGCTCGGCTTCGCCGCCATCGGCCCCGACAAGGTCAACCACCTGCGCCACGTCGAGTTCTTCGGCGACGCCGACGGCGTGCGCGCCCACATGCGCAAGCACCGCGAGCTGATCGCGCCGAAGTTCGCGGCCGTCGACGAGGCCCTGACCTCGCGCCTCGCCGGGCTCGGGATCGCCGAGTGGACGGTCCCCACCGGCGGCTACTTCGTCAACCTCGACGTGGTCGACGGCACCGCCTCGCGCGTGGTCCAGCTCGCCAAGGAGGCCGGCATCGTGCTGACCCCCGCCGGCTCGGCGTTCCCCCACGGCAAGGACCCGCGCGACCGCAACATCCGCCTCGCGCCGACCTTCCCCAGCCTCGCCGAGGTGCAGACCGCGATGGCCGGCGTGGCGGTGTGCGTCGAGCTGGCCGCGTTGGAGAAGCTCACGGCCTGA
- the rplJ gene encoding 50S ribosomal protein L10, which translates to MARADKQAAVAEIAESFSESAGAVLTEYRGLTVKELQDLRRSLGANANYAVVKNTLAKLAAKEAGIEGFDELLTGPTAIAFIKGDVVEAAKGLRDFAKANPTLVIKGGVLDGALLDAKEIAKLADLESREVLLGKLAGAMLASLSQAVYLLNAPLAQAARLAGALEAKAQEDPSILAGGAGTPAAAEEAPAADEAAEAPADEAPAADDADAAASDEGDTAEA; encoded by the coding sequence ATGGCGCGGGCAGACAAGCAGGCCGCCGTCGCGGAGATCGCTGAGTCCTTCAGCGAGTCCGCAGGCGCTGTGCTGACCGAGTACCGCGGTCTCACCGTCAAGGAGCTGCAGGACCTTCGCCGCTCCCTCGGTGCGAACGCCAACTACGCCGTGGTCAAGAACACGCTGGCCAAGCTCGCCGCCAAGGAGGCGGGCATCGAGGGCTTCGACGAGCTCCTCACCGGCCCGACCGCCATCGCCTTCATCAAGGGCGACGTCGTCGAGGCCGCCAAGGGTCTGCGTGACTTTGCCAAGGCGAACCCCACCCTGGTCATCAAGGGTGGCGTTCTCGACGGCGCGCTCCTCGACGCGAAGGAGATCGCCAAGCTGGCCGATCTCGAGTCGCGCGAGGTGCTCCTGGGCAAGCTCGCGGGCGCGATGCTCGCTTCGCTCAGCCAGGCCGTCTACCTCCTCAACGCCCCGCTCGCCCAGGCTGCCCGGCTCGCCGGCGCCCTGGAGGCCAAGGCGCAGGAGGACCCCTCGATCCTCGCAGGTGGTGCCGGTACGCCGGCCGCCGCCGAGGAGGCTCCGGCTGCCGACGAGGCTGCCGAGGCCCCCGCTGACGAGGCTCCCGCCGCGGACGACGCGGACGCGGCCGCCTCTGACGAGGGCGACACCGCCGAGGCCTGA
- a CDS encoding RCC1 domain-containing protein, translated as MSRLVAIPVAALLTVLAVVLTPTPAPADAGESLRDPLAAASLSSGGHHTCAIGDTGQLRCWGANFDGQLGIGSNNGTRVNIGDDEAITSVPAVDLGAGRTAVAVSAGGQHTCAILDTGAVKCWGFNVHGQLGIDTGGADAGDNESVASLPAVDLGPGRTARAISAGGNHTCAILDTGRVRCWGSNGNGQLGLGTTTTIGDDESPASVDPVYFGPNRTAVAIATGSDHSCALLDTAQLRCWGQASDGQLGLGDTVNLGDNEAIIGRLPIDFGVGRTVRALSAAEDLTCVVLDTGQVRCFGRSNVGALGTGSTDPLGDDEAVTSVAPVFLGLNRTAVGVVAGPANSCALLDDGALRCWGSDQYGQLVLAGSDSIGDDEPTLLPNIPLGAGRTVLAASVGGLGWICAALDTAALHCWGRNLTGQLGHGDTESLGDDELPTAAGPVPLGRPLRLTPPVVPPGANPPGAGPVTGTLSASAAPARDRRRPYRFTVSGSLAGTSSCSGTVTVTVTGKARVVGQRRKVAVRGQGSGVLTGTAADCHYTVAVKVVAARKRWARAALTGRPTAGVRFAGNAGTHPAETTLRLRLG; from the coding sequence ATGTCTCGGCTCGTCGCGATCCCGGTCGCCGCGCTCCTCACCGTCCTCGCCGTCGTCCTGACCCCCACCCCGGCACCGGCCGACGCGGGCGAGTCCCTCCGCGACCCGCTCGCCGCCGCCTCGTTGTCGAGCGGCGGCCACCACACCTGCGCCATCGGCGACACCGGTCAGCTGCGCTGCTGGGGCGCGAACTTCGACGGCCAGCTCGGCATCGGCAGCAACAACGGCACTCGGGTCAACATCGGCGACGACGAGGCGATCACCTCGGTCCCGGCGGTCGACCTCGGCGCCGGGCGCACCGCCGTCGCCGTCTCGGCCGGCGGCCAGCACACCTGCGCCATCCTGGACACCGGCGCGGTGAAGTGCTGGGGCTTCAACGTCCACGGCCAGCTCGGCATCGACACCGGCGGCGCGGACGCCGGTGACAACGAGTCCGTCGCGAGCCTGCCCGCCGTCGACCTCGGCCCCGGCCGCACCGCCCGCGCCATCTCCGCCGGTGGCAACCACACCTGCGCCATCCTCGACACCGGCCGGGTCCGCTGCTGGGGCAGCAACGGCAACGGCCAGCTCGGGCTGGGGACCACGACCACGATCGGCGACGACGAGTCGCCCGCCTCGGTCGACCCCGTCTACTTCGGACCGAACCGCACCGCCGTCGCGATCGCGACCGGATCCGACCACAGCTGTGCGCTGCTCGACACCGCCCAGCTGCGCTGCTGGGGACAGGCCTCCGACGGCCAGCTCGGCCTCGGCGACACGGTGAACCTCGGCGACAACGAGGCGATCATCGGGCGCCTCCCCATCGACTTCGGCGTGGGGCGGACGGTGCGGGCGCTCAGCGCGGCCGAGGACCTCACCTGCGTGGTCCTGGACACGGGCCAGGTGCGCTGCTTCGGGCGCAGCAACGTCGGCGCGCTCGGCACCGGCTCGACCGATCCGCTCGGCGACGACGAGGCGGTGACCTCGGTCGCTCCCGTGTTCCTCGGCCTCAACCGGACCGCCGTGGGCGTGGTCGCCGGCCCGGCCAACTCGTGCGCCCTGCTGGACGACGGCGCACTGCGCTGCTGGGGCAGCGACCAGTACGGCCAGCTGGTCCTCGCCGGCTCCGACAGCATCGGCGACGACGAGCCCACCCTGCTGCCCAACATCCCGCTCGGCGCCGGACGCACCGTCCTCGCGGCCAGCGTCGGCGGCCTGGGCTGGATCTGCGCCGCGCTCGACACCGCCGCCCTGCACTGCTGGGGCCGCAACCTCACCGGTCAGCTCGGCCACGGCGACACCGAGAGCCTCGGCGACGACGAGCTGCCGACGGCGGCCGGCCCGGTCCCCCTCGGCCGGCCGCTCCGGCTCACGCCGCCCGTGGTCCCCCCGGGAGCGAACCCGCCGGGGGCCGGACCGGTCACCGGCACCCTCTCCGCGAGCGCGGCACCGGCGCGCGACCGCCGGCGGCCGTACCGGTTCACCGTCTCCGGCTCGCTCGCGGGGACGAGCAGCTGCTCGGGGACCGTCACCGTCACCGTGACCGGCAAGGCCCGGGTCGTCGGGCAGCGGCGCAAGGTCGCGGTGCGCGGCCAGGGCTCCGGCGTGCTCACCGGCACCGCCGCCGACTGCCACTACACGGTCGCCGTGAAGGTCGTCGCCGCGCGCAAGCGCTGGGCCCGCGCGGCGTTGACCGGCCGCCCGACGGCGGGCGTGCGGTTCGCCGGGAACGCCGGCACCCACCCCGCCGAGACGACCCTGCGACTGCGCCTGGGGTGA
- a CDS encoding helix-turn-helix transcriptional regulator has protein sequence MGAEGDDAEAILLGRRAEVRTAVEGLAGPGAVVVLAGPAGIGKSALWREVLRDPAGPDRVLRAGAFEGDAELGYAALADLLGGLDRDVDRLPAAARDALRDGVLHPVADGPDERAVAAGLLTLLRSLVGPTLIAVDDVQWLDQSSATALGFAVRRLAGTPVRVLMTRRGEEPAVVESGLRERTTVLTLGPLGDDAVARLVADRVVGLAPAELAAAVAGAAGNPLYAIELGRHLARAGDPSALPPGIGALLGARLESAPPAAVRALAAVAVGPGLQDAELLSVVGAGAVDEAVHADLVRTGDGPPRASHPLLAPAVLAHVGPREVRRLHAELGRVVAEPLRGARHRALAAERPDEELAGEVAAAADLAAHRHDRRTACELGEHALRLTPPASPARHERRVTLAEYHAAAGDTQRCTGLLAAPEELPAGRLRARAYLVRTDVELVPLAVLERYLDLALENADDAVTRARVLVQRTAFEVRGTLSRTVAAAGWAQEAMELATGDPMVQRLALYELAWTRIERNLPVDDLLVVEAGLPGASPSFAFSVDRAAAIREMWRGELAEARRRYDVMAALCEARGEEEATQVLLTQRCELELRAGRWDEVERLLTAMGGVTRYQSGALSDPRFGAAVAAGRGDGERTRARADEAEATGGDPDVLRWPRFEIARVRGLVALLEGDSAAAVALLEPVWQHLRRAGFADPGAFPLAPDLVEALVATERRDAAAEVAAALAAVVDHPWAAAAACRARGHLAVADDADDAVAHFDEAARRYGDLGWAFDRARCLTYAGAARRALRRVREARAHLEEAVAAFDALGSPGWSRWAAAELGRLGGRRAAGSRLTDAEHQVARLAAAGRRNREVAAELFISVSTVEATLTRVYAKLGVRSRAELAGRLAAEG, from the coding sequence GTGGGCGCAGAGGGAGACGACGCCGAGGCGATCCTGCTCGGGAGGCGGGCCGAGGTCCGGACGGCGGTGGAGGGGCTGGCCGGCCCCGGCGCGGTGGTGGTGTTGGCGGGCCCGGCGGGGATCGGCAAGAGCGCGCTGTGGCGCGAGGTGCTGCGCGATCCCGCCGGTCCGGACCGGGTGCTGCGTGCCGGCGCCTTCGAGGGCGATGCGGAGCTCGGGTACGCCGCCCTCGCCGACCTGCTCGGGGGCCTGGACCGCGACGTCGACCGGCTGCCCGCCGCCGCCCGCGACGCCTTGCGGGACGGGGTGCTGCACCCGGTCGCCGACGGCCCGGACGAGCGCGCCGTCGCCGCCGGCCTCCTCACCCTGCTGCGGTCCCTCGTCGGCCCGACGCTCATCGCCGTCGACGACGTCCAGTGGCTCGACCAGTCGTCGGCGACGGCGCTCGGCTTCGCGGTCCGCCGGCTCGCGGGCACGCCGGTGCGGGTGCTGATGACCCGCCGCGGCGAGGAGCCCGCGGTCGTCGAGTCGGGGCTGCGCGAGCGGACCACGGTGCTGACGCTGGGCCCGCTGGGCGACGACGCGGTCGCCCGGCTGGTGGCCGACCGGGTCGTCGGCCTGGCTCCCGCCGAGCTCGCCGCCGCGGTGGCCGGAGCCGCCGGCAACCCCCTCTATGCCATCGAGCTCGGCCGCCACCTGGCCCGCGCCGGAGACCCGTCGGCGCTGCCGCCGGGCATCGGCGCGCTGCTCGGCGCCCGGCTGGAGTCCGCGCCGCCGGCCGCCGTGCGCGCGCTCGCGGCGGTCGCGGTCGGTCCCGGCCTCCAGGACGCCGAGCTGCTCAGCGTGGTGGGCGCGGGCGCCGTCGACGAGGCCGTGCACGCCGACCTGGTCCGCACCGGCGACGGTCCGCCCCGGGCCAGTCATCCGCTGCTGGCGCCGGCGGTGCTCGCGCACGTCGGGCCCCGCGAGGTGCGCCGCCTGCACGCCGAGCTGGGCCGGGTGGTCGCCGAGCCGCTGCGCGGCGCCCGGCATCGCGCCCTCGCCGCGGAGCGGCCCGACGAGGAGCTGGCCGGGGAGGTCGCCGCCGCGGCCGACCTCGCCGCCCACCGACACGACCGTCGTACGGCCTGCGAGCTCGGCGAGCACGCCCTCCGCCTCACGCCGCCGGCCTCGCCGGCCCGGCACGAGCGGCGGGTGACGCTGGCCGAGTACCACGCCGCCGCGGGCGACACCCAGCGCTGCACCGGGCTGCTGGCCGCGCCCGAGGAGCTGCCCGCCGGCCGGCTCCGGGCCCGGGCATACCTGGTCCGCACCGACGTCGAGCTGGTGCCGCTCGCGGTCCTCGAGCGCTATCTCGACCTCGCCCTGGAGAATGCCGACGACGCGGTGACCCGGGCCCGGGTCCTGGTGCAGCGCACCGCCTTCGAGGTGCGCGGCACCCTCAGCCGCACGGTCGCGGCGGCCGGCTGGGCGCAGGAGGCGATGGAGCTGGCCACCGGCGACCCGATGGTCCAGCGCCTCGCGCTCTACGAGCTCGCCTGGACCCGGATCGAGCGCAACCTGCCGGTCGACGACCTGCTGGTGGTCGAGGCCGGGCTGCCGGGCGCCTCGCCGTCGTTCGCGTTCTCGGTCGACCGGGCCGCGGCGATCCGGGAGATGTGGCGCGGGGAGCTCGCCGAGGCCCGGCGCCGGTACGACGTCATGGCCGCGCTCTGCGAGGCGCGCGGCGAGGAGGAGGCCACCCAGGTCCTGCTGACGCAGCGCTGCGAGCTGGAGCTGCGGGCCGGTCGCTGGGACGAGGTCGAGCGGCTGCTGACCGCCATGGGCGGCGTGACCCGCTACCAGTCCGGCGCGCTCTCCGATCCGCGCTTCGGCGCGGCCGTGGCCGCCGGGCGCGGGGACGGCGAGCGGACCCGGGCCCGTGCCGACGAGGCGGAGGCGACCGGCGGGGACCCCGACGTGCTGCGCTGGCCGCGCTTCGAGATCGCCCGGGTGCGGGGGCTGGTCGCGCTGCTCGAGGGCGACTCGGCGGCCGCGGTCGCGCTCCTGGAGCCGGTGTGGCAGCACCTCCGGCGCGCCGGCTTCGCCGATCCCGGGGCCTTCCCGCTGGCGCCCGACCTGGTCGAGGCGCTGGTGGCGACCGAGCGTCGCGACGCGGCCGCCGAGGTCGCCGCGGCCCTCGCGGCCGTGGTCGACCACCCGTGGGCCGCGGCCGCCGCCTGCCGCGCCCGCGGCCACCTCGCGGTCGCCGACGACGCCGACGACGCCGTCGCGCACTTCGACGAGGCGGCGCGCAGGTACGGCGACCTCGGCTGGGCCTTCGACCGGGCCCGCTGCCTGACCTACGCCGGCGCCGCTCGCCGGGCGCTGCGCCGGGTCCGCGAGGCGCGGGCGCACCTCGAGGAGGCGGTCGCCGCGTTCGACGCCCTCGGCAGCCCCGGCTGGTCCCGCTGGGCGGCCGCCGAGCTCGGCCGGCTCGGCGGACGGCGGGCCGCGGGCTCGCGGCTCACCGACGCCGAGCACCAGGTCGCCCGCCTGGCCGCCGCCGGCCGCCGCAACCGCGAGGTCGCGGCCGAGCTGTTCATCAGCGTCTCGACCGTGGAGGCGACCCTCACCCGGGTCTACGCCAAGCTCGGCGTGCGGTCCCGGGCCGAGCTCGCCGGCCGGCTCGCCGCGGAGGGCTGA